A window of the Ipomoea triloba cultivar NCNSP0323 chromosome 14, ASM357664v1 genome harbors these coding sequences:
- the LOC116003787 gene encoding uncharacterized protein LOC116003787, with product MADCKHPRLILRNFLSLQLCKELEFIHKSCCTVGYRPNVFSTTLFHLIATNCAHLIMPLIPIRERLKEKVEEYFGCEYELFVEFTGLISWCKGSSIGWHSDNNRPYLKQRDFAAVCYLNSYNVDFKGGVFHFQDGEPTDILPMAGDAILYTADDQNIHCVDEVTDGERVTLTLWFSRDASHDEESKLISLLSQISLDDFDNKRDSFLPIPSPINMYWFPPDEASKFSLGFDIRCGRLHVLGFELYSSQEISCGLPSDSSSNLLELLKEPLQLAQVDELSANKFANVTHALQVVLFYCWKFLDLKTELKAVSAKVAPTSETQRAHINQLKCLFVKDPREAETLFGYETTVNEKQYKFDWASFSAAVSEWEAYTCRLHKELLLSLPHWRTHQSIFFCPHEKPE from the exons ATGGCAGATTGCAAGCACCCGCGCCTCATCCTTCGCAACTTTCTATCTCTCCAACTCTGCAAG GAATTAGAGTTTATACATAAGAGCTGTTGCACAGTTGGGTACAGACCAAATGTCTTCTCCACCACACTCTTTCATCTAATTGCTACTAACTGCGCTCATTTGATCATGCCCTTAATTCCTATCAGAG AGAGGCTGAAGGAGAAAGTGGAAGAGTATTTTGGATGCGAGTACGAGCTGTTTGTTGAATTCACTGGACTAATCAG CTGGTGTAAAGGATCAAGCATTGGTTGGCACAGTGACAACAATAGACCTTATCTTAAACAACGAGATTTTGCG GCAGTTTGTTATTTGAATAGTTATAATGTGGATTTCAAAGGAGGGGTCTTTCATTTCCAGGACGGGGAGCCTACAGACATCTTGCCCATGGCTGGT GATGCCATTTTGTACACAGCAGACGATCAAAATATCCACTGTGTTGATGAG GTAACTGATGGGGAACGCGTCACGCTTACTTTGTGGTTCAGCCGTGATGCATCTCATGATGAAGAGTCCAAACTGATCTCACTTCTCTCACAAATTTCACTGGATGATTTTGATAACAAGCGTGATTCATTTTTACCCATTCCATCACCAATTAATATGTATTGGTTCCCCCCAGACGAAGCCTCAAAGTTCTCCTTAGGATTTGATATACGGTGTGGAAGATTACATGTTCTTGGATTCGAGCTTTATTCCTCTCAGGAGATAAGTTGTGGCTTGCCATCAGATTCATCCAGTAATTTGTTAGAACTACTCAAAGAGCCACTCCAGTTAGCACAAGTTGACGAGTTGTCTGCAAACAAATTTGCAAATGTAACACATGCCCTTCAG GTCGTACTATTTTATTGTTGGAAGTTCTTAGATTTGAAGACTGAACTCAAAGCGGTATCTGCCAAGGTGGCTCCAACATCTGAAACTCAAAGGGCGCACATAAATCAGTTGAAATGCCTATTCGTAAAGGATCCCCGAGAAGCAGAAACACTCTTCGGTTATGAGACAACTGTCAACGAGAAGCAATATAAATTTGACTGGGCTAGCTTTTCTGCTGCAGTTTCTGAATGGGAAGCTTATACTTGCAGGTTACACAAAGAACTGCTTCTAAGCTTACCTCATTGGAGAACTCATCAATCTATCTTTTTTTGTCCACATGAAAAACCTGAATAA
- the LOC116003807 gene encoding myosin-1-like: MTQRANGSLPSLQSIKSLPVDARFVQSGSLKKPDVVNQKGYRMASDMVADNGEFFAEVNGISNEDNDESPYRSFSFSANERPSAVDDDLNVTTYPSRSVAPTSAESKWSDTKFYAAKKVRSWLQLPDGNWQLVTIISTSGTESVISFSDGRVQNVKSENLLPANPDILDGVDDLMQLSYLNEPSVLYNLQYRYNKDMIYSKAGPVLVAINPFKNVPLYGNDDVEAYKRKSSDSPHVYAITDTAMREMVRDEVNQSIIISGESGAGKTETAKIAMQYLAALGGGSGIEYEILKTNPILEAFGNAKTLRNDNSSRFGKLIEIHFSETGKISGANIQTFLLEKSRVVQCTEGERSYHIFYHLCSGAPPALRDKLNLKGAYEYKYLRQSNCFSISGVDDAEQFKFVTEALDVVHVSKEDQESVFSMLAAVLWLGNISFTVIDSENHVEPVDDEGLITVATLLGCEVEALKLALSTRKMRVGKDNIIQKLTASQAIETRDALAKSIYSCLFDWLVEQINKSLAVGKRRTGRSISILDIYGFESFERNSFEQFCINYANERLQQHFNRHLFKLEQEEYIQDGIDWTKVDFDDNKDCLNLFEKKPLGLLSLLDEESTFPNGTDMTFANKLKQHLNSNPCFKGDREKSFTVCHYAGEVTYDAFGFLEKNRDLLHLDSIQLLSSCKCHLPQIFASNMLTQSEKPVVGPLYKSGGADSQKLSVATKFKGQLFQLMQRLESTTPHFIRCIKPNSFQSPGKYDQGLVLQQLRCCGVLEVVRISRSGFPTRMSHQKFARRYGFLLLDHVASQDPLSVSVAILHQFNILPDMYQVGYTKLFFRTGQVGVLEDTRNRTLRGILRVQSCFRGHQARTYLKQLKRRVTTLQSFVRGEKTRREYAILLQKHRAAVCIQKQIKGRIHRRTLKNVHSASIIIQSVIRGWLVRRCSGDIGLLQFGGKKGNECEEVLVKSSFLSELQRRVLRAEAALREKEEENDILHQRLQQYENRWSEYELKMKSMEEVWQKQMRSLQSSLSIAKKSLALDDMERNSDASVNTMSDDRESIQLGIEAGSNRNNRDSSSGVRPMSAGLSVISRLAEEFEQRSQVFGDDAKFLVEVKSGQVDANLNPDRELRRLKQMFEAWKKDYGTRLRETKVILHKLQGNDELVNDKMRKKWWGKRNNSSRFN; encoded by the exons ATGACACAGAGGGCTAACGGTTCTTTGCCATCTCTTCAGTCAATCAAATCTTTGCCTGTGGATGCTAGATTTGTGCAATCTGGTTCCTTAAAGAAACCTGATGTGGTGAATCAGAAAGGTTATAGGATGGCATCAGATATGGTTGCAGATAATGGAGAATTCTTTGCTGAGGTTAATGGCATTTCTAATGAGGACAATGACGAATCCCCTTACAGAAGTTTTAGCTTTTCTGCCAATGAAAGGCCTTCTGCAGTTGATGATGATCTGAATGTCACTACTTACCCTTCACGATCGGTTGCCCCAACTAGTGCTGAGTCAAAGTGGAGTGATACCAAGTTCTATGCAGCCAAGAAG GTCCGTTCTTGGTTACAACTTCCGGATGGAAACTGGCAGCTGGTAACAATTATATCCACCTCTGGAACTGAGTCAGTGATATCATTCTCTGATGGAAGA GTGCAAAATGTGAAATCTGAAAATCTGCTACCAGCTAATCCAGATATCCTTGATGGGGTGGATGATCTTATGCAACTAAGTTATCTGAATGAGCCATCAGTTCTGTATAATCTTCAGTACCGGTACAATAAAGATATGATATAC TCTAAAGCTGGACCTGTTCTTGTTGCGATTAATCCCTTCAAGAATGTTCCATTGTATGGGAATGATGACGTTGAAGCTTATAAGCGTAAATCCTCTGATAGCCCACATGTGTATGCTATCACAGATACAGCAATGAGGGAGATGGTTCGAG ATGAAGTAAATCAGTCTATTATTATAAG TGGAGAAAGTGGAGCAGGCAAGACTGAGACAGCAAAGATTGCAATGCAATACTTGGCTGCACTTGGAGGTGGCAGTGGAATTGAGTATGAAATTCTGAAAACAAATCCCATATTGGAGGCCTTTGGAAATGCAAAAACATTAAGGAATGATAACTCAAGTCGATTT GGAAAGCTGATTGAAATCCATTTTAGTGAGACTGGAAAGATATCTGGTGCTAATATTCAGACTT TTCTACTTGAAAAG TCAAGAGTGGTCCAGTGCACAGAGGGAGAAAGGTCATATCATATCTTTTATCATCTCTGTTCGGGAGCTCCACCTGCACTAAGGG acaaattaaatttgaaggGAGCTTATGAGTATAAATATTTGAGACAAAGTAATTGCTTCTCAATTTCTGGGGTTGATGATGCCGAACAATTTAAATTTGTCACA GAAGCTTTAGATGTTGTCCATGTTAGCAAAGAAGACCAGGAAAGTGTATTCTCAATGCTAGCAGCAGTGTTGTGGCTGGGGAACATATCCTTTACAGTTATTGACAGTGAAAACCATGTTGAACCTGTTGATGATGAAg GTCTGATTACTGTTGCTACTTTATTGGGATGTGAGGTTGAGGCATTAAAACTAGCTTTGTCAACACGAAAAATGAGAGTTGGAAAAGATAACATAATTCAAAAGCTGACGGCATCTCAG GCCATTGAAACAAGAGATGCGTTGGCAAAATCAATTTATTCTTGCTTATTTGATTGGTTGGTTGAACAAATAAATAAGTCACTTGCAGTTGGAAAACGCCGAACTGGGAGATCTATTAGCATTCTTGATATTTATGGTTTTGAATCATTTGAG AGGAACAGCTTTGAGCAGTTTTGTATTAATTATGCCAATGAAAGATTGCAGCAGCACTTTAATCGCCACTTATTCAAGTTGGAACAAGAG GAATACATCCAAGATGGCATTGACTGGACAAAAGTTGATTTTGATGACAACAAAGATTGCTTAAATCTTTTTGAGAAG AAACCACTTGGATTGTTATCTCTTTTAGATGAGGAGTCCACCTTTCCAAATGGCACCGACATGACATTTGCCAATAAACTCAAGCAGCATTTAAATTCTAATCCTTGTTTCAAAGGCGATCGAGAGAAGTCTTTTACAGTATGCCATTACGCAGGCGAG GTAACATATGACGCATTTGGTTTTCTTGAGAAGAACCGTGATTTACTCCACTTGGATTCCATTCAACTTCTATCTTCTTGCAAGTGCCACCTTCCTCAGATATTTGCATCGAATATGTTAACTCAAAGTGAGAAGCCTGTTGTTGGGCCCTTGTACAAATCTGGGGGAGCAGATTCTCAGAAATTAAGTGTTGCAACAAAGTTCAAG GGTCAACTGTTCCAATTGATGCAACGCCTAGAGAGCACAACACCCCATTTTATACGTTGTATAAAGCCTAACAGCTTTCAGTCTCCTGGAAAGTATGATCAAGGACTCGTATTGCAACAGCTGCGATGTTGTGGTGTCTTAGAAGTAGTTCGAATATCGAGATCTGGATTTCCTACTAGAATGTCCCATCAAAAGTTTGCTAGAAG ATATGGATTTCTTCTATTGGACCATGTTGCATCACAAGATCCACTTAGTGTCTCAGTTGCAATTCTCCATCAGTTCAACATTCTGCCTGATATGTATCAGGTTGGATACACCAAGCTGTTCTTCCGAACAGGGCAG GTTGGGGTGCTTGAGGATACTAGAAATCGCACCCTCCGCGGTATCTTACGTGTTCAAAGCTGCTTTAGAGGTCATCAAGCCCGTACTTACCTGAAACAATTGAAGAGAAGAGTTACAACTCTTCAGTCAT TTGTTCGTGGTGAGAAAACAAGAAGAGAATATGCAATCTTATTACAGAAACATAGAGCAGCTGTTTGTATACAGAAACAGATAAAAGGACGGATTCACAGGAGGACCCTCAAAAATGTTCATAGTGCATCAATCATTATACAATCAG TTATCCGTGGGTGGTTGGTCAGAAGATGCTCTGGGGATATAGGACTGCTACAGTTTGGAggcaaaaag GGTAATGAGTGTGAAGAGGTGCTGGTGAAGTCCTCATTTCTATCTGAATTACAACGCCGTGTTTTAAGGGCTGAAGCTGCACtaagagaaaaagaagaggaGAATGACATCCTACACCAGCGGCTGCAGCAGTATGAAAACCGTTGGTCAGAGTACGAGCTGAAAATGAAGTCAATGGAAGAGGTTTGGCAAAAGCAAATGAGATCGCTACAATCCAGCCTGTCTATTGCGAAGAAGAGCCTTGCCCTGGATGATATGGAGAGGAACTCCGATGCATCAGTGAATACAATGAGTGACGATAGAGAATCAATCCAGTTGGGAATTGAAGCAGGGAGCAACAGGAACAACCGCGACAGCAGCAGTGGAGTGAGGCCTATGAGCGCTGGCCTGAGCGTGATAAGCCGACTGGCGGAAGAGTTTGAGCAAAGGAGTCAAGTATTCGGCGATGATGCCAAGTTCTTGGTCGAGGTCAAATCAGGCCAGGTCGACGCTA